A single region of the Serinus canaria isolate serCan28SL12 chromosome 1, serCan2020, whole genome shotgun sequence genome encodes:
- the LCMT2 gene encoding tRNA wybutosine-synthesizing protein 4 isoform X2 — protein MGRGRPGAVQGTGGSSAVSKCSAAARGYIQDRFLRLLAGRRRRRAPLIHRGYYIRARAVDRCVQDFLLKTQSLPRTQILSLGAGFDSLYFRLKDMGLLHHTVVYEVDFPNVACQKAALIKGVKELSALVGDTGGEGLVLQQHHSDIVRLHHFYLPGAITFSGDDYKLLGVDLSELPELERTLEEAGLNNEIPTLFIAEVVLTYMETTRSDALIQWAAEHFPRACFLLYEQVHPEDPFGRVMQQHFRQLSTALRSLALYPDCQAQQRRFLAKGWTGCSVMDMNEFFTCCIPEDEQQRVQTLEPFDEYEEWHLKCSHYFVLAASKGMEPSWTPLSPSVTVPYQAGPVGMAGSVPAAVCARLSGISGLRRYGHHSVLIKPNVIVTTGGFGEEDGQHCRVRNVHLLSKHAGHWEAVCVTQSVPDKRWGERLYHTVSCLSDTLALVVGGRTSPSSTGLGMLWLKFPETCDASGPEDIAVELVSPQPAAEAAALRWRHSTTEITFKGEQYLFVYGGRSALEPVLGDWHFLHAPELSCTAIAVEGPVPESRHSHSACSWEGGVLIAGGLGAAEQPLGSVFLLRELEHGFQWQTIETHPPLVPRYSHTAHVHEGKLLLVGGVWFHASSVPGVTVIDLMTGLCSNYVINVEHLEWPLMLHNHSSVFLPDEKELLVIGGGGNCFSFGTHLNPEPVLLSLSSILSSH, from the exons ATGGGCCGCGGGCGTCCCGGTGCT GTCCAGGGCAccggcggcagcagcgccgTCAGCAAGTGCTCGGCGGCAGCGCGGGGCTACATCCAGGACCGGTTCCTGCGGCTTCtggcggggcggcggcggcggcgagcgCCCCTGATCCACCG GGGTTATTACATCCGTGCCCGTGCTGTGGATCGCTGTGTTCAGGACTTCCTGCTGAAGACACAAAGCCTACCCAGGACACAG ATCCTGTCTTTAGGGGCTGGCTTTGATTCCTTATACTTCCGTTTGAAGGATATGGGTCTTCTGCATCACACTGTGGTATATGAGGTAGATTTCCCAAATGTGGCATGCCAAAAAGCTGCTCTGATCAAAGGAGTGAAAGAGTTGTCAGCACTGGTGGGAGACACTGGAGGGGAAGGATTAG TATTGCAGCAGCACCATAGTGACATAGTGAGGTTGCATCATTTTTATCTCCCAGGAGCCATTACCTTTTCTGGAGATGATTATAAATTACTGGGAGTGGATTTATcagagctgcctgagctggAGAGAACCCTGGAGGAAGCAGGACTGAACAATGAAATCCCCACCCTCTTCATCGCAGAGGTGGTGCTCACCTACATGGAGACCACCAG GTCAGATGCCTTGATTCAGTGGGCAGCAGAGCATTTCCCTCGGGCGTGCTTCCTGCTGTACGAGCAGGTGCACCCAGAGGACCCCTTTGGACGCGTCATGCAGCAGCATTTCCGGCAGCTGAGCACCGCGCTGCGCTCGCTGGCCCTGTACCCTGactgccaggctcagcagagGCGCTTCCTGGCGAAG GGCTGGACTGGGTGCAGTGTCATGGATATGAATGAGTTTTTCACCTGTTGTATTCCAGAAGATGAGCAGCAAAGAGTGCAGACTCTGGAGCCTTTTGATGAGTATGAG GAATGGCATCTGAAATGTTCTCATTACTTTGTGTTGGCTGCATCGAAGGGGATGGAACCTTCCTGGACTCCCTTGTCACCCAGTGTGACAG TTCCTTATCAGGCTGGTCCTGTTGGGATGgcagggagtgtccctgcagcagtgtgtgccAGGCTCTCAGGAATTTCAGGCCTTAGACGTTACGGCCACCACTCTGTTCTTATAAAGCCCAACGTGATTGTCACCACGGGAGGCTTTGGGGAGGAGGATGGACAGCACTGCCGTGTGAGAAATGTCCACCTGCTGAGCAAGCATGCAGGCCACTGGGAAGCTGTCTGTGTGACACAGAGTGTTCCTGATAAAAGATGGG GTGAGAGGTTGTACCATACTGTGTCTTGTCTCTCGGACACTCTGGCTCTGGTGGTAGGAGGACGAACATCCCCATCAAGCACAGGCTTGGGAATGTTGTGGCTCAAGTTCCCTGAAACCTGTGATGCCTCAGGCCCAGAAGACATTGCAGTGGAGCTTGTAAGTCCACAGcctgctgctgaagcagcagctttgcgTTGGAGACACAGCACAACTGAAATTACATTCAAAG GTGAGCAGTACCTGTTTGTGTATGGTGGCcgctctgctctggagcctgtGCTCGGGGATTGGCATTTCCTGCACGCTCCAGAACTCTCCTGCACTGCG attGCTGTTGAGGGTCCAGTCCCAGAAAGCCGCCACTCTcacagtgcctgcagctgggaaggaggtgTACTGATTGCAGGAggtctgggagcagctgagcagcccttgggttcagttttccttttgagGGAGCTTGAACATGGCTTTCAGTGGCAGACAATAGAGACACACCCTCCTCTTGTCCCAAG GTATTCACATACTGCACATGTGCATGAAGGAAAGCTTCTGCTCGTGGGTGGAGTGTGGTTTCATGCATCCTCTGTGCCAGGTGTCACTGTCATCGATTTAATGACTGGTCTCTGCTCAAACTATGTGATTAATGTG gaGCACCTGGAGTGGCCATTAATGCTACATAATCATAGCAGTGTCTTTCTGCCAGATGAGAAGGAGCTGTTGGTTATTGGTGGTGGTGGAAACTGCTTCTCCTTTGGGACACACTTGAACCCAGAGCCTGTCTTGCTGAGCCTCAGCAGCATCCTGAGCAGCCACTGA
- the LCMT2 gene encoding tRNA wybutosine-synthesizing protein 4 isoform X1, whose product MGRGRPGAVSDPRAVSHPWAVQGTGGSSAVSKCSAAARGYIQDRFLRLLAGRRRRRAPLIHRGYYIRARAVDRCVQDFLLKTQSLPRTQILSLGAGFDSLYFRLKDMGLLHHTVVYEVDFPNVACQKAALIKGVKELSALVGDTGGEGLVLQQHHSDIVRLHHFYLPGAITFSGDDYKLLGVDLSELPELERTLEEAGLNNEIPTLFIAEVVLTYMETTRSDALIQWAAEHFPRACFLLYEQVHPEDPFGRVMQQHFRQLSTALRSLALYPDCQAQQRRFLAKGWTGCSVMDMNEFFTCCIPEDEQQRVQTLEPFDEYEEWHLKCSHYFVLAASKGMEPSWTPLSPSVTVPYQAGPVGMAGSVPAAVCARLSGISGLRRYGHHSVLIKPNVIVTTGGFGEEDGQHCRVRNVHLLSKHAGHWEAVCVTQSVPDKRWGERLYHTVSCLSDTLALVVGGRTSPSSTGLGMLWLKFPETCDASGPEDIAVELVSPQPAAEAAALRWRHSTTEITFKGEQYLFVYGGRSALEPVLGDWHFLHAPELSCTAIAVEGPVPESRHSHSACSWEGGVLIAGGLGAAEQPLGSVFLLRELEHGFQWQTIETHPPLVPRYSHTAHVHEGKLLLVGGVWFHASSVPGVTVIDLMTGLCSNYVINVEHLEWPLMLHNHSSVFLPDEKELLVIGGGGNCFSFGTHLNPEPVLLSLSSILSSH is encoded by the exons ATGGGCCGCGGGCGTCCCGGTGCTGTGAGTGACCCCCGGGCCGTGAGCCACCCCTGGGCC GTCCAGGGCAccggcggcagcagcgccgTCAGCAAGTGCTCGGCGGCAGCGCGGGGCTACATCCAGGACCGGTTCCTGCGGCTTCtggcggggcggcggcggcggcgagcgCCCCTGATCCACCG GGGTTATTACATCCGTGCCCGTGCTGTGGATCGCTGTGTTCAGGACTTCCTGCTGAAGACACAAAGCCTACCCAGGACACAG ATCCTGTCTTTAGGGGCTGGCTTTGATTCCTTATACTTCCGTTTGAAGGATATGGGTCTTCTGCATCACACTGTGGTATATGAGGTAGATTTCCCAAATGTGGCATGCCAAAAAGCTGCTCTGATCAAAGGAGTGAAAGAGTTGTCAGCACTGGTGGGAGACACTGGAGGGGAAGGATTAG TATTGCAGCAGCACCATAGTGACATAGTGAGGTTGCATCATTTTTATCTCCCAGGAGCCATTACCTTTTCTGGAGATGATTATAAATTACTGGGAGTGGATTTATcagagctgcctgagctggAGAGAACCCTGGAGGAAGCAGGACTGAACAATGAAATCCCCACCCTCTTCATCGCAGAGGTGGTGCTCACCTACATGGAGACCACCAG GTCAGATGCCTTGATTCAGTGGGCAGCAGAGCATTTCCCTCGGGCGTGCTTCCTGCTGTACGAGCAGGTGCACCCAGAGGACCCCTTTGGACGCGTCATGCAGCAGCATTTCCGGCAGCTGAGCACCGCGCTGCGCTCGCTGGCCCTGTACCCTGactgccaggctcagcagagGCGCTTCCTGGCGAAG GGCTGGACTGGGTGCAGTGTCATGGATATGAATGAGTTTTTCACCTGTTGTATTCCAGAAGATGAGCAGCAAAGAGTGCAGACTCTGGAGCCTTTTGATGAGTATGAG GAATGGCATCTGAAATGTTCTCATTACTTTGTGTTGGCTGCATCGAAGGGGATGGAACCTTCCTGGACTCCCTTGTCACCCAGTGTGACAG TTCCTTATCAGGCTGGTCCTGTTGGGATGgcagggagtgtccctgcagcagtgtgtgccAGGCTCTCAGGAATTTCAGGCCTTAGACGTTACGGCCACCACTCTGTTCTTATAAAGCCCAACGTGATTGTCACCACGGGAGGCTTTGGGGAGGAGGATGGACAGCACTGCCGTGTGAGAAATGTCCACCTGCTGAGCAAGCATGCAGGCCACTGGGAAGCTGTCTGTGTGACACAGAGTGTTCCTGATAAAAGATGGG GTGAGAGGTTGTACCATACTGTGTCTTGTCTCTCGGACACTCTGGCTCTGGTGGTAGGAGGACGAACATCCCCATCAAGCACAGGCTTGGGAATGTTGTGGCTCAAGTTCCCTGAAACCTGTGATGCCTCAGGCCCAGAAGACATTGCAGTGGAGCTTGTAAGTCCACAGcctgctgctgaagcagcagctttgcgTTGGAGACACAGCACAACTGAAATTACATTCAAAG GTGAGCAGTACCTGTTTGTGTATGGTGGCcgctctgctctggagcctgtGCTCGGGGATTGGCATTTCCTGCACGCTCCAGAACTCTCCTGCACTGCG attGCTGTTGAGGGTCCAGTCCCAGAAAGCCGCCACTCTcacagtgcctgcagctgggaaggaggtgTACTGATTGCAGGAggtctgggagcagctgagcagcccttgggttcagttttccttttgagGGAGCTTGAACATGGCTTTCAGTGGCAGACAATAGAGACACACCCTCCTCTTGTCCCAAG GTATTCACATACTGCACATGTGCATGAAGGAAAGCTTCTGCTCGTGGGTGGAGTGTGGTTTCATGCATCCTCTGTGCCAGGTGTCACTGTCATCGATTTAATGACTGGTCTCTGCTCAAACTATGTGATTAATGTG gaGCACCTGGAGTGGCCATTAATGCTACATAATCATAGCAGTGTCTTTCTGCCAGATGAGAAGGAGCTGTTGGTTATTGGTGGTGGTGGAAACTGCTTCTCCTTTGGGACACACTTGAACCCAGAGCCTGTCTTGCTGAGCCTCAGCAGCATCCTGAGCAGCCACTGA
- the LCMT2 gene encoding tRNA wybutosine-synthesizing protein 4 isoform X3 codes for MGRGRPGAVSDPRAVSHPWAVQGTGGSSAVSKCSAAARGYIQDRFLRLLAGRRRRRAPLIHRGYYIRARAVDRCVQDFLLKTQSLPRTQILSLGAGFDSLYFRLKDMGLLHHTVVYEVDFPNVACQKAALIKGVKELSALVGDTGGEGLGAITFSGDDYKLLGVDLSELPELERTLEEAGLNNEIPTLFIAEVVLTYMETTRSDALIQWAAEHFPRACFLLYEQVHPEDPFGRVMQQHFRQLSTALRSLALYPDCQAQQRRFLAKGWTGCSVMDMNEFFTCCIPEDEQQRVQTLEPFDEYEEWHLKCSHYFVLAASKGMEPSWTPLSPSVTVPYQAGPVGMAGSVPAAVCARLSGISGLRRYGHHSVLIKPNVIVTTGGFGEEDGQHCRVRNVHLLSKHAGHWEAVCVTQSVPDKRWGERLYHTVSCLSDTLALVVGGRTSPSSTGLGMLWLKFPETCDASGPEDIAVELVSPQPAAEAAALRWRHSTTEITFKGEQYLFVYGGRSALEPVLGDWHFLHAPELSCTAIAVEGPVPESRHSHSACSWEGGVLIAGGLGAAEQPLGSVFLLRELEHGFQWQTIETHPPLVPRYSHTAHVHEGKLLLVGGVWFHASSVPGVTVIDLMTGLCSNYVINVEHLEWPLMLHNHSSVFLPDEKELLVIGGGGNCFSFGTHLNPEPVLLSLSSILSSH; via the exons ATGGGCCGCGGGCGTCCCGGTGCTGTGAGTGACCCCCGGGCCGTGAGCCACCCCTGGGCC GTCCAGGGCAccggcggcagcagcgccgTCAGCAAGTGCTCGGCGGCAGCGCGGGGCTACATCCAGGACCGGTTCCTGCGGCTTCtggcggggcggcggcggcggcgagcgCCCCTGATCCACCG GGGTTATTACATCCGTGCCCGTGCTGTGGATCGCTGTGTTCAGGACTTCCTGCTGAAGACACAAAGCCTACCCAGGACACAG ATCCTGTCTTTAGGGGCTGGCTTTGATTCCTTATACTTCCGTTTGAAGGATATGGGTCTTCTGCATCACACTGTGGTATATGAGGTAGATTTCCCAAATGTGGCATGCCAAAAAGCTGCTCTGATCAAAGGAGTGAAAGAGTTGTCAGCACTGGTGGGAGACACTGGAGGGGAAGGATTAG GAGCCATTACCTTTTCTGGAGATGATTATAAATTACTGGGAGTGGATTTATcagagctgcctgagctggAGAGAACCCTGGAGGAAGCAGGACTGAACAATGAAATCCCCACCCTCTTCATCGCAGAGGTGGTGCTCACCTACATGGAGACCACCAG GTCAGATGCCTTGATTCAGTGGGCAGCAGAGCATTTCCCTCGGGCGTGCTTCCTGCTGTACGAGCAGGTGCACCCAGAGGACCCCTTTGGACGCGTCATGCAGCAGCATTTCCGGCAGCTGAGCACCGCGCTGCGCTCGCTGGCCCTGTACCCTGactgccaggctcagcagagGCGCTTCCTGGCGAAG GGCTGGACTGGGTGCAGTGTCATGGATATGAATGAGTTTTTCACCTGTTGTATTCCAGAAGATGAGCAGCAAAGAGTGCAGACTCTGGAGCCTTTTGATGAGTATGAG GAATGGCATCTGAAATGTTCTCATTACTTTGTGTTGGCTGCATCGAAGGGGATGGAACCTTCCTGGACTCCCTTGTCACCCAGTGTGACAG TTCCTTATCAGGCTGGTCCTGTTGGGATGgcagggagtgtccctgcagcagtgtgtgccAGGCTCTCAGGAATTTCAGGCCTTAGACGTTACGGCCACCACTCTGTTCTTATAAAGCCCAACGTGATTGTCACCACGGGAGGCTTTGGGGAGGAGGATGGACAGCACTGCCGTGTGAGAAATGTCCACCTGCTGAGCAAGCATGCAGGCCACTGGGAAGCTGTCTGTGTGACACAGAGTGTTCCTGATAAAAGATGGG GTGAGAGGTTGTACCATACTGTGTCTTGTCTCTCGGACACTCTGGCTCTGGTGGTAGGAGGACGAACATCCCCATCAAGCACAGGCTTGGGAATGTTGTGGCTCAAGTTCCCTGAAACCTGTGATGCCTCAGGCCCAGAAGACATTGCAGTGGAGCTTGTAAGTCCACAGcctgctgctgaagcagcagctttgcgTTGGAGACACAGCACAACTGAAATTACATTCAAAG GTGAGCAGTACCTGTTTGTGTATGGTGGCcgctctgctctggagcctgtGCTCGGGGATTGGCATTTCCTGCACGCTCCAGAACTCTCCTGCACTGCG attGCTGTTGAGGGTCCAGTCCCAGAAAGCCGCCACTCTcacagtgcctgcagctgggaaggaggtgTACTGATTGCAGGAggtctgggagcagctgagcagcccttgggttcagttttccttttgagGGAGCTTGAACATGGCTTTCAGTGGCAGACAATAGAGACACACCCTCCTCTTGTCCCAAG GTATTCACATACTGCACATGTGCATGAAGGAAAGCTTCTGCTCGTGGGTGGAGTGTGGTTTCATGCATCCTCTGTGCCAGGTGTCACTGTCATCGATTTAATGACTGGTCTCTGCTCAAACTATGTGATTAATGTG gaGCACCTGGAGTGGCCATTAATGCTACATAATCATAGCAGTGTCTTTCTGCCAGATGAGAAGGAGCTGTTGGTTATTGGTGGTGGTGGAAACTGCTTCTCCTTTGGGACACACTTGAACCCAGAGCCTGTCTTGCTGAGCCTCAGCAGCATCCTGAGCAGCCACTGA